A genomic segment from Nodularia sphaerocarpa UHCC 0038 encodes:
- the nifN gene encoding nitrogenase iron-molybdenum cofactor biosynthesis protein NifN produces the protein MAIVNLPNKPLTVNPLKQSQALGASLAFLGLKGMIPLFHGSQGCTAFAKVVLVRHFREAIPLATTAMTEVSTILGGEENVEQAILTLVEKVQPEIIGLCSTGLTETRGDEVERFLKEIRDRHPELDYLPIVFAPTPDFKGALQDGFAAAVESIVREIPKAGGIRTEQVTILAGSSLTPGDVQEIKEMVTAFGLVPIIVPDLGASLDGHLEDGYSAVTASGTTIKQLRDIGTSAFTIALGESMREAAKILEERFNIPYEVFGELTGLEPVDEFLQALAILSSNSVPEKYRRQRRQLQDAMLDTHFYFGAKRVSLALEPDLLWSTVNFLQSMGTQIHAVVTTTRSPLLEKLPVKSVTIGDLEDFEQLSAGSDLLIGNSNVGAIAKRLSIPLYRLGIPIYDRLGNGYFTKVGYRGTMELLFGIGDLFLEAEEQRVKHLWEIGSGE, from the coding sequence ATGGCGATTGTTAATCTTCCCAATAAACCACTGACTGTTAATCCTCTGAAGCAAAGCCAAGCTTTGGGTGCATCTTTAGCCTTTTTGGGGTTGAAGGGGATGATTCCTCTGTTCCACGGTTCCCAAGGTTGTACTGCTTTTGCTAAGGTTGTGCTTGTACGGCATTTTCGGGAAGCTATTCCCCTAGCCACTACAGCCATGACTGAAGTTTCTACTATTTTGGGTGGCGAAGAAAATGTGGAACAGGCTATTCTGACTCTGGTGGAGAAGGTACAGCCGGAAATTATTGGTCTATGTAGTACGGGTTTAACGGAAACTAGAGGTGATGAGGTGGAGCGTTTTCTTAAGGAAATTCGCGATCGCCATCCGGAATTAGATTATTTACCGATTGTATTTGCTCCTACCCCAGATTTCAAGGGGGCGCTGCAAGATGGTTTTGCGGCTGCTGTGGAAAGTATTGTCAGGGAAATTCCCAAAGCTGGTGGAATTAGAACTGAACAGGTGACGATTTTGGCGGGTTCGTCTCTGACACCAGGAGATGTGCAGGAAATCAAGGAAATGGTGACTGCTTTTGGATTAGTGCCAATTATTGTCCCTGATCTGGGCGCTTCTCTCGATGGTCATTTAGAAGATGGCTATAGCGCGGTTACAGCTAGTGGCACAACCATAAAACAGCTACGAGACATAGGTACTTCTGCCTTTACTATCGCTTTGGGCGAAAGTATGCGAGAAGCCGCCAAAATCCTGGAGGAGCGCTTTAACATCCCTTACGAGGTGTTTGGTGAACTGACTGGATTGGAACCAGTGGATGAGTTTCTGCAAGCATTGGCGATTCTCAGCAGCAATAGCGTCCCAGAAAAATACCGTCGTCAACGTCGCCAGTTGCAAGATGCGATGTTAGATACTCATTTTTACTTTGGTGCAAAACGAGTTTCTTTAGCGTTGGAACCTGATTTATTATGGTCAACGGTGAACTTTTTGCAATCGATGGGGACTCAAATTCATGCAGTGGTGACTACGACGCGATCGCCTCTGTTGGAAAAACTCCCTGTTAAAAGCGTCACCATCGGCGACTTAGAAGACTTTGAACAACTATCAGCAGGTTCTGATTTACTCATTGGTAATTCTAACGTAGGTGCGATCGCCAAACGTCTCTCCATACCTCTTTACCGTCTAGGTATTCCCATTTACGACCGTTTAGGGAATGGATACTTCACGAAAGTTGGATATCGAGGCACAATGG
- the nifE gene encoding nitrogenase iron-molybdenum cofactor biosynthesis protein NifE has protein sequence MKNTQGKINELLSESGCEHNQQKQGEKKNKSCTQQAQPGAAQGGCAFDGAMIALVPITDAAHLVHGPIACAGNSWGSRGSLSSGPLLYKTGFTTDLGENDIIFGGEKKLYQAILQLQESYKPAAIFVYATCVTALIGDDMDAVCKAAAEKTGTPVIPVIAPGFIGSKNLGNRFGGEALLEYVVGTAEPETTTPYDINLIGEYNIAGEMWGVTPLLEKLGIRVLSKITGDARFNEIRYAHRAKLNVMICSRALLNMARKMEERYNIPYIEESFYGIDDMNRCLRNIAAKLGDADLQERTEKLIAEETAALDLALAPYRARLKGKRVVLYTGGVKSWSIISAAKDLGIEVVATSTRKSTEEDKARIKKLIGNDGIMMEKGNAQELLRLVKETGADMLIAGGRNQYTALKARIPFLDINQERHHPYAGYSGMVEMARELYEALYSPIWEQIRKPAPWEELEG, from the coding sequence ATGAAAAATACCCAAGGCAAAATCAACGAGCTGCTCAGTGAATCAGGATGTGAACACAATCAGCAAAAACAGGGAGAAAAGAAAAACAAATCTTGCACGCAACAAGCACAACCAGGAGCGGCTCAAGGTGGTTGTGCTTTTGATGGTGCAATGATTGCTCTTGTACCTATTACTGATGCAGCTCATTTAGTCCACGGGCCGATCGCTTGTGCTGGTAATTCTTGGGGTAGTCGTGGTAGTCTCTCCTCTGGGCCTTTACTCTACAAAACGGGCTTTACTACCGATTTGGGTGAGAATGATATCATTTTCGGGGGTGAAAAAAAGCTCTATCAGGCAATTCTGCAACTTCAGGAAAGCTACAAGCCAGCAGCAATTTTTGTCTATGCTACTTGTGTGACTGCTTTGATTGGGGATGATATGGATGCTGTGTGCAAGGCTGCGGCTGAGAAAACTGGCACTCCTGTGATTCCTGTGATTGCTCCGGGCTTTATTGGTAGTAAGAACTTGGGAAACCGCTTTGGTGGTGAAGCTTTGCTCGAATATGTAGTTGGTACAGCAGAACCAGAAACAACTACGCCTTATGATATTAACTTAATAGGTGAATACAACATCGCCGGAGAAATGTGGGGAGTTACTCCACTGTTAGAAAAATTAGGCATTCGGGTTTTATCTAAAATTACGGGTGATGCTCGTTTCAATGAAATTCGTTATGCCCATCGTGCCAAGCTGAATGTGATGATCTGCTCACGGGCTTTGCTCAATATGGCGAGAAAAATGGAGGAACGCTACAACATTCCTTACATTGAAGAGTCTTTCTATGGCATTGATGATATGAATCGTTGTCTACGAAATATTGCTGCTAAGTTGGGTGATGCGGATTTGCAGGAACGCACAGAAAAGCTAATTGCTGAAGAAACTGCGGCGCTTGATTTGGCTTTGGCTCCCTATCGCGCTCGACTTAAAGGTAAGCGGGTTGTCTTGTATACCGGCGGTGTTAAGAGTTGGTCGATTATCTCGGCGGCGAAGGATTTGGGCATTGAAGTTGTTGCTACGAGTACGAGAAAAAGCACTGAGGAAGATAAAGCCCGGATTAAGAAGTTGATTGGTAATGATGGCATTATGATGGAGAAGGGTAACGCTCAGGAGTTGTTACGGCTGGTGAAGGAAACTGGCGCTGATATGTTGATTGCTGGTGGTCGTAACCAATACACTGCTCTCAAAGCCCGGATTCCTTTTCTGGATATTAACCAAGAACGTCACCATCCTTATGCTGGTTATTCGGGGATGGTTGAAATGGCACGAGAATTGTATGAGGCTCTTTATAGTCCTATTTGGGAGCAAATACGTAAGCCTGCTCCTTGGGAAGAATTGGAAGGATGA
- a CDS encoding Mo-dependent nitrogenase C-terminal domain-containing protein translates to MESINHTHSHPNYHPPNNKKSGWFHNLLNPLRNWLDGMPVKNSRLAHVICRVIPCCCPFERSISLFGRTLHIPPMCKLNPFYDEFVGMRFRALSYLADECGEDITKYIC, encoded by the coding sequence ATGGAAAGTATCAATCACACTCACTCTCATCCTAATTACCATCCACCTAACAATAAAAAATCAGGCTGGTTCCACAATCTTCTCAATCCTTTGCGTAATTGGCTAGATGGAATGCCAGTTAAAAATTCCCGCCTTGCTCATGTAATTTGTCGGGTAATTCCTTGCTGTTGTCCCTTTGAGCGCAGTATTAGTTTATTTGGGCGAACTTTGCATATTCCACCTATGTGTAAACTCAATCCTTTCTATGACGAGTTTGTGGGAATGCGTTTTCGGGCTTTATCTTATCTTGCTGATGAATGTGGAGAGGATATCACGAAATACATTTGTTAG
- the nifK gene encoding nitrogenase molybdenum-iron protein subunit beta, with amino-acid sequence MPQNPENIQDHVELFRQPEYKQLFQNKKEFENGHDPAEVERVAEWTKGWEYREKNFAREALTVNPAKGCQPLGAIFAAVGFEATMPFVQGSQGCVAYFRTHLTRHYKEPFSGVSSSMTEDAAVFGGLQNMIDGLANSYQLYKPKMIAVCTTCMAEVIGDDLQSFINNAKEAGSVPQTFPVPYAHTPSFVGSHITGYDNMMKGILSNLTAGQKKATSNGKINFIPGFDTYVGNNREIKRISSLFGFDYTILADNSDYLDSPNTGEFDMYPGGTKLEDAADSINGKVTIALQAYSTTKTREYIEKEWKQPTVVSRPWGIKGTDEFLMKLSELSGTAIPEELEIERGRAVDAMTDSHSWIHGKRFAIFGEPDLVISVVGFMLEMGAEPVHILVNNSNEVFEKELQELLDSSPFGQGATIWGGKDLWHLRSLLFTEPVDLLIGNSYGKYLWRDCKVPFVRIGYPIMDRHHLHRYSTIGYQGIINLLNWIVNTIFEDIDRNTNIPSKTDISYDLIR; translated from the coding sequence ATGCCTCAAAATCCAGAAAATATTCAAGACCACGTTGAGTTATTCCGCCAACCGGAATACAAACAACTGTTCCAAAACAAGAAAGAATTTGAAAACGGTCACGACCCCGCAGAAGTAGAACGGGTTGCAGAATGGACCAAGGGTTGGGAATATCGTGAAAAGAACTTCGCTCGTGAAGCTTTAACAGTTAACCCTGCGAAAGGCTGTCAACCTTTAGGTGCAATCTTTGCGGCTGTTGGTTTTGAAGCTACAATGCCTTTCGTTCAAGGTTCTCAAGGTTGCGTTGCTTACTTCCGTACTCACTTAACCCGTCACTACAAAGAACCATTCTCTGGTGTATCTTCTTCAATGACTGAAGATGCGGCGGTGTTCGGTGGTTTGCAAAACATGATTGACGGTTTGGCGAACTCCTACCAACTGTACAAGCCTAAGATGATTGCTGTCTGCACCACCTGTATGGCAGAAGTAATTGGTGATGACTTACAGTCATTCATCAATAACGCTAAGGAAGCTGGTTCAGTTCCTCAAACTTTCCCAGTACCTTACGCTCACACTCCTAGCTTTGTGGGTTCCCACATCACTGGTTACGACAACATGATGAAGGGTATTCTTTCTAACCTGACCGCAGGTCAAAAGAAAGCTACCAGCAACGGCAAAATCAACTTCATCCCAGGTTTTGATACTTATGTAGGCAACAACCGAGAAATCAAACGGATTTCTTCCTTGTTCGGCTTTGACTACACCATTCTTGCTGACAACAGCGACTATTTAGATTCACCCAACACAGGTGAGTTTGATATGTATCCAGGTGGTACAAAGTTAGAAGATGCAGCAGATTCAATTAACGGTAAAGTTACAATTGCTCTGCAAGCATATTCTACCACCAAAACCCGTGAATACATTGAAAAAGAGTGGAAGCAACCCACTGTAGTTTCCCGTCCTTGGGGTATTAAGGGTACTGACGAGTTCCTGATGAAACTCAGCGAACTAAGTGGTACAGCTATTCCCGAAGAATTAGAAATTGAACGGGGACGTGCAGTTGATGCCATGACTGACTCTCATTCATGGATTCACGGTAAGCGCTTTGCTATCTTTGGTGAGCCAGATTTAGTAATCAGCGTAGTTGGCTTCATGTTAGAAATGGGTGCTGAACCTGTCCACATCCTAGTTAACAACTCCAACGAAGTATTTGAAAAGGAACTCCAAGAATTACTAGATTCTAGTCCTTTTGGTCAAGGCGCAACCATCTGGGGTGGTAAAGACCTATGGCATCTGCGTTCCTTGTTGTTCACAGAACCTGTAGACTTGCTGATTGGTAACTCCTACGGCAAGTACCTATGGCGCGATTGTAAGGTTCCTTTCGTCAGAATTGGTTATCCTATCATGGATCGCCACCACTTACACCGCTACAGCACCATCGGCTACCAAGGTATCATCAACTTGCTCAACTGGATTGTAAATACAATCTTTGAGGACATCGATCGCAACACCAATATTCCTTCTAAAACCGATATTTCTTACGACTTGATTCGTTAA
- the nifD gene encoding nitrogenase molybdenum-iron protein alpha chain, with protein sequence MTPPENKKIVEERKELIKEVLSAYPDKAKKKREKHLNVFEEGKSDCGVKSNIKSLPGVMTARGCAYAGSKGVVWGPIKDMIHISHGPVGCGYWSWSGRRNYYIGTTGVDTFGTMHFTSDFQERDIVFGGDKKLLKLIQELEILFPLNRGVSIQSECPIGLIGDDIEAVARKAAKEIDKPVIPVRCEGFRGVSQSLGHHIANDMIRDWVFPRADKAKADGSLKFDSTPYDVAIIGDYNIGGDAWASRILLEEIGLRVVAQWSGDGTINEMLMTPNVKMNLIHCYRSMNYISRHMEEKYGIPWLEYNFFGPTKIAESLREIASKFDEKIQANAEKVIAKYQPTMDAIVNKYRPRLDGKTVAMMVGGLRPRHVVPAFQDLGMKMIGTGYEFAHNDDYKRTTHYIENGTIVYDDVTAYEFEEFIKALKPDLVASGVKEKYVFQKMGLPFRQMHSWDYSGPYHGYDGFAIFARDMDLALNSPTWALIGAPWNKKAQAKKAKAKATA encoded by the coding sequence ATGACACCTCCAGAAAACAAGAAAATCGTTGAAGAAAGAAAAGAACTTATTAAAGAAGTTCTTAGTGCTTACCCAGATAAAGCTAAGAAAAAACGCGAAAAGCACTTAAATGTGTTTGAAGAAGGTAAGAGCGATTGCGGCGTTAAGTCTAACATCAAATCTCTTCCTGGTGTAATGACTGCTCGTGGTTGTGCTTATGCAGGTTCCAAGGGTGTGGTTTGGGGTCCTATTAAGGACATGATTCACATCAGTCACGGGCCTGTTGGTTGCGGTTACTGGTCTTGGTCTGGTCGTCGTAACTACTACATTGGTACTACAGGTGTTGATACCTTTGGTACTATGCACTTCACTTCTGACTTCCAAGAAAGAGACATCGTTTTTGGTGGTGACAAAAAACTACTGAAACTGATTCAAGAATTGGAAATCCTGTTTCCTCTTAACCGTGGTGTATCCATTCAATCTGAATGTCCTATCGGTCTAATTGGGGATGACATCGAAGCTGTAGCTCGGAAAGCTGCAAAAGAAATTGACAAGCCAGTTATTCCAGTTCGTTGCGAAGGTTTCCGGGGTGTTTCTCAATCTTTGGGTCACCACATCGCTAACGACATGATTCGTGACTGGGTATTCCCCAGAGCTGATAAAGCTAAAGCTGATGGTTCACTGAAGTTTGATTCTACTCCTTATGATGTAGCAATCATTGGTGATTACAACATCGGTGGTGATGCTTGGGCGAGCCGTATCTTATTAGAAGAAATCGGTTTGCGTGTAGTTGCTCAGTGGTCTGGTGATGGTACTATCAACGAAATGTTGATGACCCCCAATGTGAAGATGAACCTCATCCACTGTTACCGCTCGATGAACTACATCAGCCGTCACATGGAAGAAAAATATGGTATTCCCTGGTTGGAATACAATTTCTTCGGTCCTACCAAGATTGCTGAATCTTTACGGGAAATTGCTTCTAAGTTTGACGAAAAAATCCAAGCAAATGCTGAGAAGGTTATTGCTAAGTATCAGCCTACAATGGATGCGATCGTTAACAAGTATCGCCCCCGTTTAGATGGTAAGACTGTGGCTATGATGGTTGGTGGTCTACGTCCTCGTCACGTTGTCCCAGCTTTCCAAGACTTGGGTATGAAGATGATTGGTACTGGTTATGAGTTCGCTCATAACGACGACTACAAACGTACCACTCACTACATCGAAAATGGCACTATCGTTTACGATGACGTGACTGCTTATGAATTTGAGGAGTTTATCAAAGCCCTCAAGCCTGACCTTGTAGCTTCTGGTGTGAAAGAGAAGTACGTTTTCCAAAAGATGGGTCTTCCTTTCCGTCAAATGCACTCTTGGGATTACTCCGGTCCTTACCACGGTTATGATGGCTTCGCTATCTTCGCTCGTGATATGGATTTGGCACTCAACAGCCCAACTTGGGCATTAATTGGCGCTCCCTGGAACAAGAAAGCTCAAGCTAAGAAAGCTAAGGCTAAAGCAACAGCCTAG
- the nifH gene encoding nitrogenase iron protein, which yields MTDENIRQIAFYGKGGIGKSTTSQNTLAAMAEMGQRILIVGCDPKADSTRLMLHSKAQTTVLHLAAERGAVEDIELEEVMLTGFRNVRCVESGGPEPGVGCAGRGIITAINFLEENGAYQDLDFVSYDVLGDVVCGGFAMPIREGKAQEIYIVTSGEMMAMYAANNIARGVLKYAHTGGVRLGGLICNSRNTDREVELIETLAKRLNTQMIHFVPRDNIVQHAELRRMTVNEYAPESNQANEYRTLATKIINNKNLAIPTPIEMEELEELLIEFGILESEENAAMLVGKPAK from the coding sequence ATGACTGACGAAAACATTAGACAGATAGCGTTCTACGGTAAGGGCGGTATTGGTAAATCTACCACTTCCCAAAACACCTTAGCAGCTATGGCAGAAATGGGTCAACGCATCCTGATCGTTGGTTGTGACCCTAAAGCTGACTCCACCCGTTTGATGCTACACAGTAAAGCTCAAACAACCGTTCTTCACTTGGCTGCTGAACGTGGCGCAGTAGAAGATATCGAACTCGAAGAAGTAATGCTGACCGGTTTCCGTAACGTTCGTTGCGTAGAATCTGGTGGTCCAGAACCCGGTGTAGGTTGCGCTGGTCGTGGTATTATCACCGCCATCAACTTCTTAGAAGAAAATGGTGCTTACCAAGACCTAGACTTTGTATCTTACGACGTATTAGGTGACGTTGTATGTGGTGGTTTTGCTATGCCTATCCGTGAAGGTAAGGCACAGGAAATCTACATCGTTACATCAGGTGAAATGATGGCGATGTACGCTGCTAACAACATCGCTCGTGGTGTTCTTAAGTATGCTCACACTGGTGGCGTGCGTTTGGGTGGTTTGATTTGTAACAGCCGTAACACTGACCGGGAAGTAGAATTAATCGAAACCTTGGCAAAACGGTTGAACACTCAAATGATTCACTTCGTACCCCGTGACAACATCGTTCAACACGCTGAATTGCGTCGGATGACTGTTAACGAATACGCACCAGAAAGCAACCAAGCTAACGAATACCGCACATTGGCTACCAAGATTATCAACAACAAAAACCTAGCTATTCCTACACCTATCGAAATGGAAGAACTAGAAGAATTGTTGATTGAATTTGGTATTCTCGAAAGCGAAGAAAACGCTGCAATGTTGGTTGGTAAGCCAGCTAAATAG
- a CDS encoding group I truncated hemoglobin: MSLYEKIGGQPTLEKVVDAFHKSVMADGSLKGYFAKTDMAKQRAHQIAFFSQILEGPQQYGGRPMEKTHTGMKLNDQHFDAVSKHLSSAMASAGVSAEDTSAAMAKVSGLKASILNK; the protein is encoded by the coding sequence ATGAGTTTGTACGAAAAAATTGGTGGTCAGCCGACCCTTGAAAAAGTAGTTGATGCCTTTCATAAAAGCGTTATGGCAGACGGTAGTCTCAAAGGCTACTTTGCTAAAACCGATATGGCCAAGCAACGCGCTCATCAAATCGCTTTCTTCTCTCAAATATTGGAAGGACCACAGCAATATGGTGGTCGTCCAATGGAAAAAACCCACACAGGTATGAAACTCAACGACCAACACTTTGATGCTGTTTCCAAGCATTTGAGTTCAGCAATGGCTTCAGCCGGAGTGTCAGCAGAAGACACCAGCGCTGCAATGGCTAAAGTCTCCGGCTTAAAGGCTTCTATTTTGAACAAATAG
- the nifU gene encoding Fe-S cluster assembly protein NifU, with protein MWDYTDKVLELFYNPQNQGAIEETGEPGVKVAMGEIGSIACGDALRLHLKVEVESDKILDARFQTFGCTSAIASSSALTEMVKGLTLDEALKISNKEIADYLGGLPEAKMHCSVMGQEALEAAIYNYRGIALPTHDDDDEGALICSCFGITEAKIRRVVVENHLTDAEQVTNYVKAGGGCGSCLASIDDIIRDVKEKAAVPALNNHSVGVAQSHQQSPKPLTNVQRIALIQKVLDEEVRPVLIADGGDVELYDVEGDKVKVILQGACGSCSSSTATLKIAIEARLQDRVSKNLVVEAVAP; from the coding sequence ATGTGGGACTACACAGATAAAGTATTAGAATTGTTTTACAATCCCCAAAATCAGGGAGCTATTGAAGAAACTGGCGAACCTGGTGTTAAGGTTGCGATGGGAGAAATTGGTAGTATTGCCTGTGGTGATGCCCTAAGATTACACTTGAAAGTTGAAGTAGAATCTGATAAAATATTAGATGCACGCTTTCAAACCTTTGGCTGCACAAGTGCGATCGCCTCTTCCAGTGCTTTAACCGAAATGGTCAAAGGTTTAACCCTCGATGAAGCTTTGAAAATTTCTAATAAAGAGATTGCAGATTACCTCGGCGGATTGCCAGAAGCGAAAATGCACTGCTCTGTCATGGGACAAGAAGCTCTAGAAGCCGCCATTTATAACTATCGTGGCATCGCTCTCCCTACCCACGACGACGATGACGAAGGCGCATTAATTTGTAGCTGCTTTGGTATCACCGAAGCCAAAATCCGCCGTGTGGTTGTAGAAAATCATCTTACTGATGCGGAACAGGTAACAAATTATGTAAAAGCTGGTGGCGGATGCGGTTCCTGTTTAGCGAGTATTGATGATATTATAAGAGATGTAAAGGAGAAAGCCGCCGTACCTGCTCTCAACAACCACAGCGTCGGAGTTGCTCAATCTCATCAGCAATCACCAAAACCTCTAACCAACGTACAAAGAATTGCACTCATTCAAAAAGTTCTCGATGAAGAAGTTAGACCTGTACTGATTGCAGACGGGGGAGACGTGGAACTTTATGATGTAGAAGGCGATAAAGTCAAAGTCATACTCCAAGGAGCTTGTGGTTCTTGTTCTAGCAGTACAGCCACTCTGAAGATTGCGATCGAAGCCAGGTTACAAGATCGTGTCAGCAAAAACCTAGTAGTCGAAGCAGTCGCACCATAA
- the nifS gene encoding cysteine desulfurase NifS — protein MSIIYLDNNATTKVDPEVLEAMLPYLRDYYGNPSSMHTFGGQLGKAVKIARQQLAALIGAEESEIVYTSCGTEGDNAAIRAALLAQPEKRHIITTQVEHPAVLNVCKQLETQGYTVTYLSVNRQGQLDLNELEASLTGNTALVTIMYANNETGTVFPIEQIGLRVKEYGAIFHVDAVQAVGKIPLNMKTSTIDMLTLSGHKIHAPKGIGALYIRRGVRFRPLLLGGHQERGRRAGTENVPAIIALGKAAELELSHLEEATTRERKLRDRLEQSLLAKISDCEVNGDPTQRLPNTTNIGFKYIEGEAILLSLNKYGICASSGSACTSGSLEPSHVLRAMGLPYTTLHGSIRFSLCRYTTEAEIDQVIEVMPSIIERLRAMSPFKNDDAGWLQEQALIHK, from the coding sequence ATGAGCATCATTTATCTAGACAATAATGCCACAACGAAGGTAGACCCGGAAGTTTTAGAGGCGATGTTGCCTTATCTGCGGGACTACTACGGTAATCCTTCTAGTATGCACACTTTTGGTGGACAACTTGGTAAAGCTGTAAAAATAGCCCGCCAACAACTAGCCGCCCTCATCGGTGCTGAGGAATCAGAAATTGTTTACACCAGTTGCGGTACAGAGGGCGATAACGCTGCTATTCGCGCCGCACTGTTAGCACAACCAGAAAAGCGACATATCATTACTACACAGGTTGAACACCCAGCCGTTTTGAATGTCTGCAAACAACTGGAAACTCAAGGCTACACTGTTACCTATCTTTCGGTAAATCGTCAGGGACAGCTAGATTTAAATGAACTCGAAGCTTCTCTGACTGGAAATACCGCCTTGGTAACAATTATGTATGCCAATAACGAAACGGGTACGGTTTTCCCCATTGAGCAAATTGGGTTAAGAGTTAAAGAATACGGCGCTATATTTCATGTTGATGCAGTGCAAGCAGTGGGAAAAATTCCCCTCAACATGAAGACCAGCACGATAGATATGTTAACTCTGTCTGGTCACAAAATCCATGCTCCCAAGGGAATTGGGGCTTTGTACATCCGGCGCGGTGTGCGGTTCCGTCCCTTGTTACTGGGTGGACACCAAGAACGTGGTCGTCGGGCGGGAACAGAGAATGTCCCAGCGATTATTGCTCTAGGTAAAGCGGCGGAGTTGGAATTGTCTCATTTAGAAGAGGCTACCACAAGAGAAAGAAAATTGCGCGATCGCCTGGAACAAAGTTTACTCGCCAAAATTTCCGATTGTGAAGTGAATGGCGACCCAACGCAGAGATTGCCGAACACAACAAATATTGGTTTCAAGTACATCGAAGGTGAAGCAATTCTGCTTTCCCTGAACAAATACGGTATCTGTGCCTCATCTGGTTCAGCTTGTACTTCCGGTTCCTTAGAACCTTCTCACGTTCTCCGGGCTATGGGTTTACCCTACACGACTTTACACGGTTCCATTCGTTTCAGCCTGTGTCGCTACACTACAGAAGCCGAAATCGATCAAGTTATCGAAGTAATGCCCAGTATTATCGAACGTTTACGCGCCATGTCTCCCTTCAAAAACGATGATGCGGGTTGGCTACAAGAACAAGCATTAATTCATAAATAG
- a CDS encoding DUF362 domain-containing protein: MAYQITSQCISCNLCVSVCPTNAVKVIDGNHWIDPELCTNCFGTVYSVPQCQASCPTCTGCVKQPNDYWESWFANYNRSLAKLTKKQDYWERWFNYYSKTFSEKLSRHQSEVIGVSG; encoded by the coding sequence ATGGCTTACCAAATCACCAGCCAATGTATTTCCTGTAATCTTTGTGTGTCTGTATGTCCCACTAATGCAGTGAAGGTAATTGACGGTAATCACTGGATTGATCCTGAACTCTGCACTAACTGCTTTGGTACCGTTTATTCCGTTCCTCAGTGTCAAGCTAGTTGTCCCACCTGCACCGGTTGTGTGAAACAACCCAACGATTATTGGGAAAGCTGGTTTGCTAATTACAATCGCTCTTTAGCAAAATTAACTAAGAAACAAGATTACTGGGAACGTTGGTTTAACTATTATTCCAAAACATTTTCCGAAAAATTATCTCGCCATCAGAGCGAAGTCATAGGTGTATCAGGATGA